A single window of Cottoperca gobio chromosome 9, fCotGob3.1, whole genome shotgun sequence DNA harbors:
- the LOC115013077 gene encoding RNA exonuclease 1 homolog isoform X6 — protein MFPSFGLFADINCPFSKRGLCERPHCLYKHATELRKTFGASYKSSIVDFAGVQNDYPVNDDTKDDCLQELERINKEIETVRHEVEQEQKRLSHYQTVQADSINTVPTCSVSKSETAGKRVDKGSYGLTSSTDFTKTYSRARKYVVDNSKPRTDLEYDPLSNFSAGLKSYSSSGKEQKVKNRQGLKRANNSVPCDQKKPVPCLSQLFPSPEPLDDSNEDSVLIIDIPPSPDKKRTRAQKSVDFVAGKSLQEEVEELEVKTAPILILNAEACKVTSPPASTIEENGVYSNCVAENNEDPINLYENKECENIQVDGSLVELTDGLQALQSASQTIAHYQASEFVVEKSYQPASSFFLDQQDLVEKEENLFQVEFQPQCEHPCSVKKMIPLQSHHFQPKNSLFYKASVANSDSPCIQHTKQPQIATEQPAQTRVSNQLFSSKYEPSVLPHSQKPSCKMPGQMQGKAAAHESYLEPAEPALDSGDCQDLHDSSASNLANGAESSSAYTEQFFVTEEKEKVIIIHSSSDDEDELNYSEMELSDSDPMEECYRIFMEANNEDKGDDQPDVSVGAMDEEKPKLNVKQALPGKKRVAHEVKHIEQPVAKSRPQPQVLVPLRGPAVSGFASQPSITSKIQQVQQRASMLTASVKGVQAFGSSSCQRMPETHSASFPSTQTPENLQPAPVQNAYMNYISLGTAVIGVGNNLHLILPEGTFPLPITSSQVTSVLTPISQVHTGTVAVRQIYHPPSLTPLQRYRTTAPVLIPAPARKPSLTSAFAAVHSSTTASAAPQAAVHPTLKLMPTKRKMKQQFEAAKEKVPRDIRQRYVNLFTEEFLKTTPNVNEAFEKALAEEKAVYNRSVNKLKYLSVAVNALKKLKNQSTVAAKDENEVNCQRSKGNIPLNLKKCKADDMALYESLMDYILTEEKLVEGNYPVQHPEKPGCAALFDDDRKCHADPLKRICCRCGATYSVSQTGKHIRKEECNYHYGKGVTKKVPGGVETRYSCCEGVMGAPGCQVFKLHVHDALSLDGFVSTVTRHPSDTSCPGVYSLDCEMCYTVHGLELSRVTVVNCSLQVVYDTFVRPDNEAIDYNTRFSGISEEDVKGNRTFLREVQETLLSFISADTILIGHGLETDLCALKDF, from the exons ATGTTTCCCTCATTCGGTCTTTTTGCTGATATAAATTGTCCATTCTCAAAACGTGGGCTTTGTGAGCGGCCTCactgtttgtacaaacatgCCACAGAATTGCGGAAAACGTTTGGTGCCTCGTATAAATCATCGATAGTTGACTTTGCAG GAGTGCAAAATGACTATCCAGTGAATGACGATACCAAAGATGACTGTCtccaggagctggagaggatCAACAAGGAGATCGAAACTGTAAGGCACGAGGTGGAGCAGGAGCAAAAGCGACTGTCGCACTACCAGACAGTACAGGCAGACAGCATAAACACTGTGCCTACATGCTCTGTTTCCAAGTCTGAGACTGCAGGTAAACGTGTAGACAAAGGTTCCTATGGGCTGACTTCATCCACAGACTTTACAAAAACGTACTCCCGAGCAAGAAAGTACGTGGTTGACAACTCAAAACCAAGGACTGATTTGGAGTATGACCCTCTGTCCAACTTTTCTGCTGGCTTAAAGTCTTACAGCTCATCAGGTAAAGagcaaaaagtgaaaaatagacAAGGTTTGAAAAGGGCAAACAACTCTGTACCTTGTGACCAAAAGAAGCCAGTCCCATGTCTGTCTCAGCTTTTCCCATCTCCAGAGCCACTTGATGACTCTAATGAAGACAGCGTCCTGATCATTGACATTCCGCCCTCGCCTGACAAAAAGAGAACGAGAGCTCAGAAATCTGTTGATTTTGTTGCTGGCAAATCCCTCCAGGAAGAAGTGGAGGAATTAGAGGTCAAGACTGCTCCTATTTTAATTCTAAACGCTGAGGCGTGCAAAGTAACATCTCCACCTGCATCAACGATAGAAGAAAATGGAGTTTATAGTAATTGCGTAGCTGAAAACAATGAGGATCCCATTAATCTTTATGAGAACAAAGAATGTGAAAATATACAAGTTGATGGGAGTTTAGTTGAGTTAACTGACGGATTACAAGCCCTGCAAAGTGCAAGTCAGACAATTGCTCACTATCAGGCTTCTGAATTTGTAGTGGAGAAAAGTTATCAACCTGCTAGTTCTTTCTTCTTAGACCAGCAAGACCTGgttgaaaaggaagaaaaccTGTTCCAGGTTGAATTCCAACCTCAGTGTGAACACCCCTGTAGTGTTAAGAAAATGATTCCGCTGCAGTCGCATCATTTTCAACCAAAGAATTCCCTTTTTTATAAAGCTTCAGTGGCTAACTCGGACTCACCATGCATCCAACACACCAAGCAACCCCAGATAGCAACAGAGCAGCCAGCTCAGACCAGGGTTAGTAATCAATTGTTTTCCTCAAAATATGAACCATCAGTGCTGCCACACAGCCAGAAACCCTCATGCAAAATGCCAGGACAGATGCAGGGTAAAGCTGCTGCACATGAAAGCTACCTGGAGCCAGCAGAACCAGCTTTAGACAGTGGCGACTGTCAGGATCTGCACGATTCGTCGGCTTCAAATTTGGCAAACGGAGCTGAATCATCATCCGCATACACTGAACAGTTTTTTGTGacggaagagaaggagaaggttATAATCATTCATTCCAGCTCTGATGATGAAGACGAGCTCAACTATTCAGAAATGGAGCTGTCTGACAGTGACCCAATGGAGGAATGCTACAGGATCTTCATGGAGGCAAACAACGAGGATAAGGGTGATGATCAGCCTGACGTGTCT GTTGGAGCTATGGATGAGGAGAAGCCGAAGTTAAACGTCAAACAAGCATTGCCAGGAAAGAAGAGGGTGGCTCATGAAGTCAAACATATAGAG CAGCCAGTGGCTAAGAGCAGACCTCAGCCACAAGTGCTGGTTCCCCTACGTGGGCCTGCGGTGTCAGGATTTGCCTCCCAGCCCTCCATCACCTCAAAGATCCAGCAGGTACAGCAGAGAGCCTCCATGCTGACTGCTTCAGTTAAAGGTGTTCAGGCTTTTGGTTCCTCCAGCTGTCAAAGGATGCCAGAGACCCATAGTGCATCTTTTCCTTCAACTCAAACACCTGAGAACCTGCAGCCTGCTCCTGTGCAAAATG CTTACATGAACTACATATCTTTGGGAACCGCTGTGATCGGAGTGGGCAACAACTTGCACTTGATCCTCCCAGAAGGCACCTTCCCTCTGCCCATCACTTCCAGCCAAGTTACTTCAGTGCTAACCCCGATCAGTCAAGTGCACACGGGCACTGTCGCTGTCAGACAAATTTACCATCCACCTTCACTTACCCCCTTGCAAAGATACCGCACAACTGCACCTGTGCTCATTCCTGCACCGGCACGTAAACCTTCATTGACCTCTGCCTTTGCAGCGGTACATTCTAGTACAACCGCTTCCGCTGCTCCTCAAGCTGCTGTCCATCCTACTCTTAAG CTAATGCCTACTAAACGTAAGATGAAGCAGCAGTTTGAGGCCGCCAAAGAGAAAGTGCCCCGTGACATCAGACAGCGTTATGTCAACCTGTTTACAGAGGAGTTCCTCAAGACGACACCCAATGTTAATGAAGCCTTTGAAAAG GCACTTGCTGAAGAGAAAGCTGTGTATAATCGCAGTGTGAACAAACTCAAATATCTGAGTGTTGCAGTGAATGcactgaagaagctgaagaaccAAAGTACTGTTGCTGCTAAAG ATGAAAATGAAGTAAACTGCCAAAGATCCAAAGGCAACATTCCCCTTAATCTGAAGAAGTGTAAAG CAGATGATATGGCATTGTATGAGAGTTTGATGGACTACATTTTGACTGAGGAAAAGCTAGTTGAGGGCAACTATCCTGTCCAGCACCCAGAGAAACCTGGCTGTGCTGCTCTTTTCGATGACGATAGGAAGTGCCATGCAGACC CCCTCAAGAGGATCTGCTGTCGTTGTGGGGCTACGTACTCTGTGAGCCAAACGGGCAAACACATCCGTAAGGAGGAGTGTAATTACCACTATGGGAAAGGAGTTACGAAGAAAG TGCCAGGTGGAGTGGAGACCCGCTACAGCTGTTGTGAGGGAGTCATGGGAGCACCTGGATGTCAGGTGTTTAAG TTGCATGTCCATGATGCTCTCAGCCTGGATGGGTTTGTGTCGACCGTCACGAGACATCCCTCGGATACGAGCTGTCCTGGGGTCTACTCCTTGGATTGTGAAATG TGTTATACCGTTCATGGTCTGGAGCTGTCCAGAGTGACCGTGGTCAACTGTAGTCTGCAAGTTGTCTATGACACCTTCGTCAGACCTGATAATGAGGCCATTGACTATAACACCAG GTTTTCAGGCATCAGTGAGGAAGATGTGAAGGGTAACCGCACCTTCCTCAGAGAGGTGCAGGAGACCTTATTGAGCTTCATCAGCGCAGACACCATTCTGATTGGACATGGCCTTGAAACAGACCTCTGTGCCCTGAAG GATTTTTAA